The genomic interval CCGCTCTCACTCCGTGGTGAGATAAGGAGCGCTGACGTCGGTGAACGGCGGCTGATCCGAGAATaaaaacttcagaaaaacatcacaagGTTTCTGCAGGTTTGGACTTCACGAGGATGTTTCTAACATCGCctcaaacatttctctgttctgGAGGACGAAAGGTAAAAGTAGAAATGCTTCAACCCGACCCCGACACAGAACAGGAAAGTTTGAGCAGAAGACTCTTTCTTTCTACATCATCAAAACATCGTCTTTCAaagtctgggggggggggcagctctctacaatgtttagaatttagactgcagtacccattttaaacactaggtgttaAAGACAATCTGTTAGTTTAACTGAACACTTTAAACACCGAACCATCTGATGGGAGGCTAACATCTAACATCTAATGAGGAGGCTGagggctacacacacacacacacacacacacacacacacacaggctcattGTGATGGAGATGACCTGCAGGTCGGGCATCCAGCTGAAGGACTGGAAGAGAATCAAACAGCTGAGAGGTTTTGATTGAGCTCTTACTGTTGATGGCTCTCAGATGAATTACATTCAGGGGGTTGAAGTGTTCCCGCCTCGCTGTGTCCAAACTCTTCAGCTCTGATCCTGACCTCAGATATTTACTCTTCTGATGTGTTAATCTGGCTGTTGATGCGAGATGGAGTTCATGTATCtatgtttatgttcatttctCACTCGATCATTAATAATTTCTGTCTCCTCTTCAGCATTCAGGTCATCTATCGAGAGCAGCAGGcaaactcaaactcccagcatgcccgAGCAGAGCAACGACTACCGGGTGGTGGTGTTTGGAGCCGGGGGGGTGGGGAAGAGCTCGCTGGTCCTTCGGTTTGTGAAAGGCACGTTCAGAGACACCTACATCCCCACAGTGGAGGACAcctacagacaggtgagacCTGAACCCACACATCAGGAGGTTTACCTGCTTCAGTTAGAAGCTCGACAAAATGTTCGTTTAAACGAGACCATCTGTTATCTTACCGATCGATCGTATCGAAAAGTAACAAACCTATAAATCACAAATGGCACAAATAACTCCTGCAAAGTGTCGAACATGCAGAAATATGTCGGCAATGTTTTGGTACTGATCATTGAAAACGAGAATCCCCCAGTATTAGGAGCCTTggatgtctgtttttgttgccgtggtaacaacaAAACTCTGTCATCATGTTCAGTCATTGAGCAGCACCTGTCCTCTCTGCAGGTGATCAGCTGTGATAAGAGCGTCTGCACGCTGCAGATCACAGACACAACAGGAAGTCATCAGTTCCCCGCCATGCAGCGCCTCTCCATCTCCAAAGGACACGCCTTCATCCTGGTTTTTTCCATCACCAGCCGCCAATCACTGGAGGAGCTCAAACCCATTTACCAGCAGGTGACTGACTGTCTTTACGTTTCCAGATGAtaatagagctcaacagttaCCGCCCACTTCATCAGCGGTCTGGTTCCTAATCGTCTGTTGACATTTAACTAAATATTCAGATTGAAGCATgcaaccatgacaaccagctaccccaataaTCGAGACTATAAAACATCTGATTTGGTGCCAAAGCGGCGTTAAAAGAcgagaaaaaggcaaaggtacaagactgtgtacatgtttttcttctaaagtcaaggaactacacatcccacaatccattgcaaatGATATATCTTCCTCTTAAATCTGGCTTTAGTCATTGTTATAGTGTTTATAGTGTTAAAACAAGTAACTTCTATCtaatatatttcagtttttattgaaCTAATTAGCTATCCTGCTAGCAGAACTATCCCTTTGCCATGGagtaaaaaactgcagttcctccagtgtccactagagtctgtctcctgcagtgagtcagtcctcatagagctccatgttaaaatgtccatctttacagctgcagtccctccagtgtccactagagtctgtctcctgcagtgagtcagtcctcatagagctccatgttaaaatgtccatctttacagctgcagtccctccagtgtccactagagtctgtctcctgcagtgagtcagtccccatagagctccatgttaaaatgtccatctttacagctgcagttcctccagtgtccactagagtctgtctcctgcagtgagtcagtctccatagagctccatgttaaaatgtctaactttacagctgcagttcctccagtgtccactagagtctgtctcctgcagtgagtcagtccccatagagctccatgttaaaatgtccatctttacagctgcagttcctccagtgtccactagagtctgtctcctgcagtgagtcagtcctcatagagctccatgttaaaatgtctaactttacagctgcagttcctccagtgtccactagagtctgtctcctgcagtgagtcagtccccatagagccccgtGCCTCAGTCTGATCTAAAGTTAGTTAgtcaggatttccaacatggcgactgTCATCGTCAGGCTTCATAATGTCTCTTCTGAAACCATTagatgacgtcactgagactacgtccatattTTATACAGACTTTGACTTTAACTTGAGCCTGACGTTTTTTAAGAATTAGTTTGAAggatttgaaatgttaaaaaatgtaagaaaacctCTCTGACCATTTTTGAATTTCCTAAAACCTTAACCCTTAAAGTTGCCTCCCAACAATCTGACTGACCCGATCCATGTCCCTGCAGGTTCTGGCCATCAAAGGCACCGTGGAGGCCATTCCCATCATGCTCGTGGGCAACAAGAGTGATGAGACGCACCAGCGTGAGGTGGACACGAAGGAGGGCCAGGCTCAGGCCAACGCCTGGAAGTGTGCCTTCATGGAGACGTCGGCCAAGACCAACTCCAATGTGAAGGAGCTGTTCCAGGAGCTGCTGTCTctggagaagaagagggacaTGAGTCTGAGCATCGACGGGAAGCGCTCGGGGAAACAGAAACGAGCCGACAAGCTGAAGGGGAAGTGCAGCATCATGTAGAGCGAGGAAAACGAGGAGAGAAAACTGAATgtggaaaacagaaacaagaggggggggggggggaggggaagtGAGACGGCCCCTCCTGTCTGTCCTCAGCTCTGCATCACGAGGGagacgtcttcttcttcttctttggtggcTGTCCTCCTCCGTCTGTCTGAGCAGTGAAGCCGAGAGGAACAAATTAATGTTGATTAGAGAAACTTTACAGGGCCTCGAGCTCGTCCCTACCCTGACCTGGAATGTGTCTGTAACCCCCgaaaacactttaaagtttACACAGCAGACCGACTGCTGCCACGGCAACCATCACACCTTCTCTTAAAGGAATACTCCGCTGTTTCACATGAACACCAAGTCTGAATGGAAACACCTGTATTTATCCAATGTGTTCTACATTTTACAGTCACAGTTGGTTTTTTAAAGCAGTTCCtacaaaactaaactaaaggaAAAAGTGCCTGAAACCCGGCTGGTAAAAAGGACTCGGCTTTAAATTGGCGAGGAGCTTCATTTAGTTTCCCCTAAAATGCAAAAAAGCCATtaggcctcgtgtccacctggcgGTTTTTTCTTTTGTCCGTTGTTTCCAAcgagtagagagcgttcgcagcagcaggcggccgcCCGGAGAGCGTAGCGCCTAGCATCTTTTTTTCCGAGTGCTCCGCCTGTTTTGCATGGCCGCTCCAAGTGAAAAAAATGTACCGTTCATAAAGGCGTTGTTAACGTaaccggcgctcttttcaacatagcttagcttagcttagccatTTATCTCGttccctcatcctcctcgctccgtgtctgatcgggaaatataaaacatgcagtaaaaagtaacggagcagtgtcgctcATACAGCGGTaaccgttgtcaacagactgttgtcatggagacaggacggacgtgcagcacttttccgcgcacaaacgcttcatgcaaacgctccagagcgcacagccagcgctttacCGCCCGAGAAAACGCCATGTGGACACGGACCCTAACCTTAGATATCCGCTCTGGATTAGCACACACGCTGTTAGCTCTTATTGATGACCATGCAGTCCTGACGCAGCTACATGAACATGAAGAGTGAAGTATTCCTTTAGCCAATGAGACAGCTGACATCCTGACTGTCATTGATTGATCGTCTTCATCACAGACCGTACACAACAGGATGTTCAGCTCAGCTTCCTGCTCTCATTAACGCCTACACACAGGCTAACGGTCGGTTAGTGCAGTGTTTCAGCGGCTTGCTCTCCtgctgacaggtgtgtgtgtgtgtgtgtgtgtgtgtgtgtgtgtgtgtgatgagctgacagacagcagaggaaacaACACACACGTTCATCGTTTAAAGCATCAGGGAACTCTGAACGTTTCCACGAGCACAAACAAGCTAACAACTCACGACAGGTTACGACATCCGTTAGCATAAAACACGAAACTGCTAACGGAGCAGCAGTGGAAACGTGCAGCTCCTCAAactgtaaatgtaatttaaaggaTCAGTccaggatttattttaaatgttcttctcCAGATTCTCATGTTTCAGATCCACATACAGAACAatgtttagcctagcttagcacaaaaacTGGTGACATGGGGAAACTGCTAGCATAGCTCCTGAACGCTCGACCCTACAACTTCTTCTCTTCTGATTCACATCTACGATTCCGTTAGCTTACAAGCTAGCCAGCACCCAGTAGGCCGAGTTAGAACAGGAAACAAACCCGACGATGAgctggaatgtttttttaaaaatgttttggtgcACTTGTGGGTTTTGTGAGCTGACGATTAGCATTAACGCCTTACCTGAATGTTTACCTTTCTTAAAGGAATGAACCTTAAAGTCTTAAAAGCCCTTATCTCCTCTGCAAAATCCATTAAAGTTGACTTTCAGTGATTTTtcacttcagtgtgtgtttccagatgtttttgactgctgcatgtttatttgttgtattAAGCTGTAAGTGACTCCAGGGGGAGCTGTTTGACATGTGACACATGACctcctgtgatgtcacatgagtCAGCACTATGTTCTGTACGAAGCCCCGAAGACTCAGGTAAGaacaaatacaaagattttGTAAATCGATCCCTGAGTTTAAAAATCCATGTGCACAGATTTGCAAAACATGAGAATTTTTATCTGAATATatatggatatatatatataatatttatatattatatataatattttttagtttaaatgtttttcttctaacATGAACTTTGATGTGCTTCGTATGTCTGAagataaaagtttgaaaatgaaacaaatctgctcaaatcaagcagcaacctgcggtgttgaagaatgaagctgatgctgaagtgtaaaatcctgcagttccttgactgtccactagaggctggctacagacgcacaggaagtcacacacacacccattctaaaaagcctctTTACGGTCTACTAAAGAagtatttacagaaacaaaaacaagaaagagagagagcacattCCTCCTGTTATAAATTTATAAAAgatataaatctttttttatcccacaacggagaaatttaaataaacatgtcagAGCGTTTTAGAAGTGCCTTGGCTGTGAGGAAAGTTAAAAAACGTAGAAAAGTCCTGATGCCTCTAAGGTGAACGACATGACggtgtgttgtcatggtaacagagcagtcacaaagtgctttccCGTTCCTATTTAACCATCTCAAGCCCTCACAGTGCACTCGATCACTCTCCAGGTGACGTCAGTTAGAGGTCCTTAAAGACTCGGGGCTCAGGGGGTTTggagcagcagtagctcagtctgtagggacttgggttgggaaccagagagacaccggttcaagtcccgttGTGGATCAAAATATGAAAGTTgctctggtagctggagaggaaCCAGCCTGAGCacggcaccgaacccccaaccccccctgGTGCGCTCCCTCCatagcagcctcactctgacatctctccactggtccacaggtcctgtttgtgtgtgagtgtgattcaggtctatgtgtgtgagagacatgtctataaataacagagtgtgaaccagaatttccctcagggattaataaagtatgtaaatcatttttaaaatgtaaaaactctgGAGGACATGCAGATTCAGCCTTACCCTCACACTTGATGCTCATGTTTCATTCTTACTGACAATGACTGAAAAGATCTGAAATATTTTAACTGGTTAGCTCAGAGTGTTGATGTTAAAATAACAGACAGTTCTGTTTTTGACCACCAGAGGTCAGCAGTGCACATTCAATAGTTCAATGTTATTGTTCAAGAATCAGACACTTTGATTTGGTCAAATCTTCTTATAGAAAGATAGAAAAACTTTATTGCTGGTCCCAATAGTGACAGAAATTCAGACAAAtatcaaacaataaacacaaagcgCTGTACAGACTGTTACaaataacaactttttaaaaaggggttctatttgactttttttcagaatggttattgcagagggaatgaaggatttttgtaatgttttccgGGGCCAGAGGGACTTTGTAGCATCTGCCTGATCGCTCTTCAAAAGAGGAACAAGAACATAAAGAGTCCAAATGTAAACTTCAAGTCCCTGCAggtatttattaaaatatatttaaatctcACTTCTTCTTTGGTATTTCTAGCTGACCTGCGGACATTTTTATTCGCTGCTTTGAGGATTTttcttttggtcattttcaatcATTATCAGGAGTCAAACCTGCGACCGCTTAAAGACTGAAGCCTCTCTTCATGAGACTGAAACAAGCCGACCTTTAGGgtctaaaaatatatttaaacattaatttagAGTCTATCTGACATGTAGCCTCACACAGCGCTCTGACATCACGAGTCATACATTTCTTCACCGTGATTTAGTTCAATCAGAAATAAAGAGTTTAACAGAAAGACATCACATTAATTATTTTAGAATTCAGTACAATGAAAGACTGTTTTACATAACTGGATGTATAAAGTAAAAAACTGTGAAAGGAACAATAAAAACCTCTGATCTCAGCTTTTTGAAGGCTTCATCAATAaaaattagggctgggcaacgattaaaagtttaatcgcgattaatcactCTTGAACAATCAGAAGAGAATGAGTTATCATTTTTTCTGAAGGAACAAAGAACATGTACGCTTCAACACGTCTCCTCTTCTAATAACTTATGTCattgtggagagagagagagagagagagagagagagattatttGAGTGTTAAATTTCATTTATTCAGATAAACATTATTCACATATCAAGATGTAGTAACAGactaaaatgtcacaaaaaagaaaatgatggcTTTATATGAAAACATCTGCAGATGTGATGTGAGAAAACACCTTCATAATCTCATTTGTGtattagggcgcggtcacactggccgtactgtgcccaagcacgcttcaaccctaaagtccagttagtttgaccagtgtgaccacacggcacggtacacttcatgcacgagcacaagcatgcggctgacagccttcattatagagaaatccagagtttcatgtctgtatctcaCTAACAttactcaatataagacacaaagtagctgtcatgctctgtgttgttctctgatgtgcagacgcggactcgactgcgcgtccctttttctgtttgtaaactgagcacgcttcataatatcATAAAGCGTGCAGGTGTTGTATGACGACATTATacacaagaggtaaccgtggaGCACCCGCTGTGCCGTGTTTCtgcaacactgaaacacaatgtgacctcacagactgggacgccGATATGACACCGTCACAGAATCAATGTGAACGTAGAAAGACGTGATGACGACTGAGCTGAGTTTCAGTTTCAacacttttgtaaaaaaaaagaaaagaaaaagctgagTCGGGCTTCAGACACACTCTCCACCCGCTGAGGAAACACTgaaattgtgtattttaatgcttttatgtATTATTGATACTTTCATGCCAACAAAGCTGCTTTGGATCTGAATTTAAGAGAGGCTGATCGCGTCTTTaagttattaaaataaaaaaacaccttctcAGAAACAGTGACAGACGATTAGGATGTAAATCTAACCTGATAAACTTTAATGAAAGTTTCTTTAACATTCGTGTGGATCTTACCAGGTTCACACAAACGGCAGCATCTACCAGATAACTCATACTCATTTTTACCACATGGGGGAGTATGAGCTGTGAAGACACTCATCATGAGAATctgggaagagaaagagaaatactACCTGATGAtaaatcagtttaatatctgacaGAGTAGAAACAGTGTGAAGTCCAAACAATGAATGCAAACATTAGTACATGTCTTTGAGATGAATCATGTCACataatctcttctttttttttttttagaaaacacaaatgttcagaaatatcctcattcaattcaattcaaaaaactgtatttgtccccggggggcaattcaaaggcacacagagcagtaaatgaacaacagtgcaggtagacgaaacattttaaatataaatataaagtgtcaatttaaatacaacttaaagcttaaacttaaaaatacaaaatataaaggagtagatataagtggacagtgatcggacttcagatgtaaacagaactatgtgcagtaaacgagaaatacatatatatatatatatatatacagaactatgtgcaagtaggcaaatattaaataagttataaggtgcatggtgaataatggaacaacagaactaatataaacaatataactgtaaaaggtaaatactgaaatgaataaagtgaccgtagtgatGGATAAGAAACCATTTATAAGTTAGTTTCACTCTTTAGTTTAAAGCTGAAGTTTTGGTAGGTACCTCCAGGTTCCACTTTACCGCTAGCCCCATTTCCTGAAATCgctgtttcacaataaaagtctgtcATCGACATTTAAACCTGgaacttttattgtgaagaccTTGTCACATatagaatgtctttattatCGCGTTGAAGCAGTTTTAGCGGAGCTACGATTAGCGATAATGCTAACAGGAGTCAAGTATTGACAGCCGCCATTTTGACCACTTGACACCACCACGGCCCTTAAGACAGCGAGGCATCGGTttaaacaccttcagcaggtaa from Labrus mixtus chromosome 3, fLabMix1.1, whole genome shotgun sequence carries:
- the diras1a gene encoding GTP-binding protein Di-Ras1a, which produces MPEQSNDYRVVVFGAGGVGKSSLVLRFVKGTFRDTYIPTVEDTYRQVISCDKSVCTLQITDTTGSHQFPAMQRLSISKGHAFILVFSITSRQSLEELKPIYQQVLAIKGTVEAIPIMLVGNKSDETHQREVDTKEGQAQANAWKCAFMETSAKTNSNVKELFQELLSLEKKRDMSLSIDGKRSGKQKRADKLKGKCSIM